In Candidatus Defluviibacterium haderslevense, the following are encoded in one genomic region:
- the porV gene encoding type IX secretion system outer membrane channel protein PorV: MRQLIILLIFSFTMVTVQSQTWDPYKHCIINASTGECVPNTILTALPFLRINPDARSGALGDAGLAISPDPNAMHYNAARLAFAENNFAVSATFSPWLRNLGIDDIYLLYLSSYLKIDKYQTAGLAIRYFSLGKIEFRDENGNDQGTGEPNEFEFVGAYSRKLSEKLSASLSAKFVYSNLATGRSVGANNITPAKSFAADIGVYYKTKMGASGRRNYLSLGAAVTNIGSKVTYIKGLVKDVIPTNLGIGANYEMNFDDFNSINLILDINKFLVPTPIPPGNPDYDISPQDTIADYRQKPLFSGIFGSFADAPGGAREELQELMYSLGIEYWYDKQFAVRAGYFHENSLKGNRQYLTLGCGFKYNVFGMNLSYLVPTNNTRSPLANTIRFSLLFDMAAFNSAQ; encoded by the coding sequence ATGCGTCAATTAATCATATTGCTTATTTTTTCATTTACAATGGTCACAGTTCAAAGTCAGACATGGGATCCATATAAACACTGTATTATAAACGCAAGCACAGGTGAGTGTGTTCCTAATACCATATTAACGGCGCTCCCTTTTCTAAGAATTAATCCTGATGCACGTTCAGGTGCATTAGGCGATGCAGGACTTGCTATCAGCCCTGATCCTAACGCTATGCATTATAATGCAGCCCGATTAGCCTTTGCTGAAAATAATTTTGCTGTTTCTGCTACTTTTTCTCCGTGGTTGAGAAATTTAGGCATAGATGATATTTACTTGTTGTATTTATCCTCCTATTTAAAAATCGATAAATATCAAACTGCCGGTCTTGCCATTCGATACTTTTCACTTGGTAAAATAGAATTCAGAGATGAGAACGGAAATGATCAGGGCACAGGCGAGCCCAATGAATTTGAATTTGTTGGTGCCTATTCACGTAAACTCTCCGAAAAACTATCAGCTAGCCTTAGTGCTAAGTTCGTCTATTCTAATTTAGCCACAGGCCGATCCGTTGGTGCAAATAATATCACTCCAGCAAAATCATTTGCAGCAGACATAGGCGTTTATTATAAAACCAAAATGGGTGCCAGTGGTCGTAGAAATTATCTAAGCCTTGGAGCTGCAGTTACTAACATTGGATCAAAAGTTACCTATATCAAAGGATTAGTAAAAGATGTCATCCCTACCAATCTAGGTATCGGTGCGAATTATGAAATGAATTTTGATGATTTTAATTCAATCAACCTCATCTTAGACATTAATAAATTTTTGGTCCCAACACCTATACCACCAGGTAATCCAGATTATGATATTTCTCCTCAAGATACTATAGCTGATTACCGCCAAAAGCCTTTATTTTCAGGAATTTTTGGCTCATTTGCAGATGCACCAGGAGGTGCAAGAGAAGAGCTCCAAGAGCTTATGTATTCTCTTGGAATAGAATACTGGTATGATAAACAATTTGCTGTTAGAGCTGGATACTTTCACGAGAATAGTTTAAAGGGAAATAGACAATATTTGACCTTGGGTTGTGGATTTAAATACAATGTATTTGGAATGAATTTATCCTATCTAGTGCCTACTAATAACACCAGAAGCCCCTTAGCGAATACGATTAGGTTCTCTTTATTGTTTGATATGGCTGCATTTAATTCGGCTCAATAA
- a CDS encoding sterol desaturase family protein, which produces MAPWLIHCLIVITSFFGMEFIAWFTHKFIMHGLLWSWHEDHHKPHQLKTGFWEKNDRFFLVFAIPSMICYILGTLYYQQYQWLLYIGIGISIYGVAYFLVHDVYIHRRFSWFKHIDNTYSKAILRAHGAHHLKQTKENCESFGMLLVNFKYLKRNRT; this is translated from the coding sequence ATGGCTCCATGGCTAATACATTGTTTGATTGTGATCACTTCTTTCTTTGGTATGGAATTCATAGCCTGGTTTACCCATAAATTTATTATGCACGGTTTATTATGGTCCTGGCATGAAGATCATCATAAACCACACCAATTAAAAACTGGTTTTTGGGAAAAAAATGATCGCTTTTTTCTTGTTTTTGCAATTCCAAGTATGATATGCTATATTTTGGGAACCTTGTATTACCAACAGTACCAATGGCTATTGTATATAGGAATTGGGATTTCTATTTATGGTGTTGCCTATTTTCTAGTTCATGATGTATATATTCACAGAAGGTTTTCATGGTTTAAGCATATTGATAATACTTATTCAAAAGCTATACTAAGAGCTCATGGTGCTCATCATTTAAAACAGACTAAAGAAAATTGCGAATCCTTTGGTATGTTATTGGTTAATTTTAAGTATCTCAAAAGAAATCGAACTTAG
- the porU gene encoding type IX secretion system sortase PorU produces MKLNFFSLILFTPILLLSQQHWNVKDNVKWEIPIGTNGDLIQHPKSSIPFEGAVRSNLDPQKFLYRKEFPVNGPGSITATLLSFDEETYNLTTLFKDIRYSSEYQLKSGISKERSTYTAWIELTPIRMNPSGQFHRILNVEFDLNFIPNFAPPQLPPFTKNSVLESGQIFKISVSRKGIYKIDKNYLEKNLKINVANIDPRNIHIYGNGGQKLPESNDQYREDDLVENAIYIAGESDQIFNDQDYILFYATGPDIQTYDAGLNDYSYIKNPYSQKSYFYIKINDKPGKRISEKPEQFNPSFTTNQSLETIHHQKELTNIIAGDQCNHGTGQQWFGEELSNSRELDFGTEFSFPELDPTKAAKVSCVFATRATQGTQLIININDSKIVKNLSPISSYQCTYKFAENNSIKSDIKLNSSATKVNIKFPISSSDSEGWLDWFQITSWKNLIWNGVPMYVLNPEASSYQTTAYTINNANTSLTTWDVTQPLNISSVKNNTINNTLTFVDESFQKNNQYIVFNAATSNAQPDFNGPVENQNLHMLDNLDFVIIYHASLKVEALRLLKHREQFSSLVGVAVDIDQVYNEFSSGTKDPTSVRDFARMLYSRNTRFKYLTLFGSASYDYRYLNTKNKDLNLVPTYETPESLDPIYGFPSDDYFGLLDNGEGENLNGKLDIAVGRIISRTIDEARIMVDKIIRYDTDPLTLGDWRLNNLFTADDEDGNTHFYDMDRIAIFNQEKNKNINQQKVYLDAYEQVSTPGGERYPEVTKAINDAIFQGNFVYAYMGHGGPTGLAQERVLQEPDIKVWDNIYKMPLMITATCTFTSFDDPSITSAGNLTLLNKGGVIGLFSTVRPVYADANYILTRDVFDQLYNIENGKHLTMGEILTRAKNKNGSSENTRKFMLFGDPSQTLAYPKLENEILSINDKPLSQSPDTLRALQTVKVKGRVIQPGGNIVSDFNGILNATIFDKEITLKTRRNDPGSNVSSFNIQKNIIFKGSTEVKDGIWEFSFIIPKDINYSFGAGKISLYASNLKDLDAAGYTDHFIVGGFKSDTLLNDQPPVVNLFMNNDQFANGGITDENPKIFAKISDDLGINITGNSIGHDLTAIIDQNSQSPIILNNYFKSKLNDFKSGEVTYPLKNLASGKHTLTVTAWDISNKMGSANIEFNVLNKDAVSIDRIYNYPNPFSKHTQFQFETNWTGIPLEINIYIQTITGKLVKTITKRITPDGYRITNLDWDGKDDFGSDLANGVYVYQIKINGELDGEIIKKQSKIEKLLILK; encoded by the coding sequence ATGAAACTTAATTTTTTTAGTCTAATCCTGTTTACTCCAATATTACTATTAAGCCAGCAACATTGGAACGTCAAAGATAATGTAAAATGGGAGATTCCAATTGGTACAAATGGTGATTTAATTCAACACCCAAAATCCTCAATTCCATTCGAAGGCGCTGTTCGCTCCAATTTAGATCCACAGAAATTTCTCTATCGGAAAGAATTTCCGGTAAATGGCCCTGGTTCAATAACAGCAACCTTACTTTCCTTTGATGAAGAAACTTATAACCTTACTACCCTTTTTAAAGATATTCGCTATTCAAGCGAATATCAATTAAAATCCGGGATATCCAAAGAAAGGTCAACCTATACAGCTTGGATCGAATTAACTCCAATTAGAATGAATCCATCGGGCCAATTCCACCGAATACTTAATGTGGAATTCGATTTAAATTTTATACCAAATTTTGCACCTCCTCAATTACCACCCTTTACTAAAAATTCAGTTCTTGAATCGGGTCAAATATTCAAAATAAGTGTTTCCAGAAAGGGTATTTATAAAATTGATAAAAATTACTTGGAAAAAAATTTAAAAATTAATGTTGCTAATATTGATCCTCGTAATATACATATATATGGCAATGGAGGACAAAAATTACCTGAATCTAATGATCAATACAGAGAAGATGATTTAGTAGAAAATGCTATCTATATTGCGGGAGAATCAGACCAGATATTTAATGATCAGGATTATATACTTTTTTATGCCACTGGACCTGATATTCAAACCTATGATGCTGGTTTAAACGATTATTCTTATATAAAAAATCCATATAGCCAAAAATCTTATTTTTATATTAAAATAAATGACAAACCTGGTAAACGGATATCTGAAAAACCCGAACAATTTAATCCAAGTTTTACAACAAATCAAAGTTTAGAAACCATACACCATCAAAAGGAATTAACAAATATTATTGCTGGTGACCAATGCAATCATGGCACCGGTCAACAATGGTTTGGAGAAGAATTAAGTAATAGCCGAGAATTGGATTTCGGAACAGAGTTTTCTTTTCCTGAATTAGATCCAACAAAAGCAGCAAAAGTAAGTTGCGTATTTGCAACAAGAGCAACTCAAGGAACACAACTTATTATCAATATTAACGATAGCAAAATTGTTAAAAATTTATCACCCATATCCTCTTATCAATGCACTTACAAATTTGCAGAAAACAATAGCATAAAATCAGACATTAAGTTAAATAGTTCCGCCACTAAAGTAAACATAAAATTTCCTATATCCTCAAGTGATTCTGAAGGTTGGTTAGATTGGTTCCAAATCACTTCCTGGAAAAATTTAATATGGAATGGGGTTCCTATGTATGTACTTAATCCAGAGGCAAGTTCATATCAAACCACAGCTTATACGATTAATAATGCGAATACTTCTCTCACAACTTGGGATGTAACGCAACCCTTAAATATTTCAAGCGTAAAAAATAACACAATAAATAATACCTTAACTTTTGTGGATGAAAGCTTCCAAAAAAACAATCAATATATAGTTTTCAATGCCGCAACTTCAAATGCACAACCAGATTTTAATGGACCGGTTGAAAATCAAAATTTGCATATGTTGGATAATCTTGATTTTGTTATTATTTATCATGCATCACTTAAAGTTGAAGCGCTAAGACTTTTGAAACACAGAGAACAATTTTCGTCTTTGGTTGGAGTCGCAGTAGATATTGATCAAGTTTATAATGAATTTAGTTCTGGAACAAAGGATCCTACTTCTGTTAGAGATTTTGCGAGAATGCTTTATTCGCGAAATACACGATTCAAATATCTTACATTATTTGGTTCAGCTAGTTATGACTACAGATATTTAAATACTAAAAATAAAGATTTAAATTTAGTTCCTACCTATGAGACCCCAGAATCATTAGATCCTATTTATGGATTTCCTTCTGATGATTATTTTGGATTGTTGGACAATGGAGAAGGAGAAAATTTAAATGGAAAACTAGATATAGCAGTTGGCCGGATTATAAGTAGAACAATCGATGAAGCGCGAATCATGGTAGATAAAATCATTCGCTATGATACTGATCCGTTGACCCTTGGAGATTGGAGATTAAACAATTTATTTACGGCTGATGATGAAGACGGAAACACCCATTTTTATGATATGGATAGAATCGCTATCTTCAATCAAGAAAAAAACAAAAACATCAACCAACAAAAAGTTTACTTAGATGCTTATGAACAAGTGAGCACACCTGGAGGTGAACGATATCCCGAAGTAACCAAAGCGATAAATGATGCCATCTTTCAAGGGAACTTTGTTTATGCATATATGGGCCATGGAGGACCTACAGGATTGGCCCAAGAACGAGTTCTACAAGAACCCGATATTAAAGTATGGGACAACATTTACAAAATGCCCTTAATGATTACTGCTACTTGTACTTTTACTAGTTTTGATGATCCAAGTATTACCAGTGCTGGCAATTTAACTTTGCTCAATAAAGGTGGTGTCATTGGACTTTTTTCAACAGTTCGTCCTGTATATGCAGATGCCAATTATATTTTAACAAGAGATGTTTTTGATCAATTATATAATATAGAAAATGGCAAACATCTTACCATGGGTGAAATTTTAACAAGAGCAAAAAATAAGAATGGCTCAAGTGAAAACACAAGAAAATTTATGCTCTTTGGTGATCCTAGTCAAACCTTAGCATACCCCAAACTTGAAAATGAAATTTTAAGCATAAATGATAAACCGCTATCCCAATCTCCAGATACTCTAAGAGCACTTCAAACCGTAAAAGTAAAAGGTCGTGTAATACAGCCTGGAGGTAATATAGTAAGTGATTTCAATGGCATACTCAATGCAACTATATTCGATAAAGAAATAACTCTGAAAACCAGAAGGAATGATCCAGGCAGTAATGTTTCCTCTTTTAATATACAAAAAAATATCATTTTCAAAGGATCTACGGAAGTAAAAGATGGTATTTGGGAATTTTCATTTATCATTCCAAAAGATATAAACTATTCATTTGGAGCTGGCAAAATCAGTCTGTATGCTTCAAATCTGAAAGATTTAGACGCAGCAGGATATACCGATCATTTCATTGTCGGTGGTTTCAAATCTGACACTTTGTTAAATGACCAACCACCAGTTGTGAATTTATTTATGAATAATGATCAGTTTGCCAATGGTGGAATCACTGATGAAAATCCAAAAATCTTTGCAAAGATTAGTGATGATTTAGGGATTAATATCACAGGCAACAGTATTGGACATGATTTAACTGCAATTATTGACCAAAATTCTCAATCACCTATAATATTGAATAATTATTTTAAATCTAAACTGAATGATTTTAAATCAGGTGAGGTGACTTATCCGTTAAAAAATCTGGCATCGGGTAAACATACATTGACTGTAACTGCCTGGGATATTTCCAACAAAATGGGAAGTGCTAATATAGAATTTAATGTATTAAACAAAGACGCAGTGAGTATAGATCGAATATATAACTATCCAAATCCTTTTTCAAAACATACCCAATTCCAGTTTGAAACCAATTGGACCGGTATTCCTTTAGAAATTAATATTTATATCCAAACGATCACCGGGAAATTAGTAAAGACCATTACCAAACGCATTACACCAGATGGATATAGAATTACTAACCTTGATTGGGACGGAAAGGATGATTTTGGATCTGATCTTGCTAATGGTGTGTATGTATATCAAATCAAAATCAATGGTGAATTAGATGGTGAAATCATTAAAAAACAAAGCAAAATTGAAAAATTATTGATATTGAAGTAA
- a CDS encoding HAMP domain-containing histidine kinase, with translation MFLDHVHITNAKSWFSIWIIAFLILILGKLYEQYYLEFDHDNGHIIQKQCVEKINKIDLKLKELNSKISNRLQANQSNHDLSFIIDKEIKATPNLKNSYIILCEQNQLTYWNKPNIYFDKNWCPCMDQGIKGIFEHQGNYFYGINQTIDVPGINACFFLYEPILENSNSEEPLLITDEKVAPDQLKISNKSNETLGYLNNAGTELYYIYANILIIIYLLLLFILYYPFYHFTKLFFINNKTQWAYLSLILGIILTLSLSQWIVQKYNFFDSILTKSLITTSFVKYSLFEFIIISYIIFQIVYIFHKYITFEKLPANHSRTLNYIIPILNNGAVILTLVAYCATFKAVFVNSSYFFNLDESIFFKSENYILLICLLLILIALFLISHKLCQSTNSYNHSLKTKMILYLISVVLFFPIVYKFNLDISLFSFFIATSIIIWLQDYFVEYKQNNILWLISWIMIISFLTSGLIFHYQNIKKRTEKEKLVNEISDIKYSNVDTLGISNSIGIYNLINASNKYNYELYIYENEQLKYGTSFNKPDVYRCKEALGKKNQTILQYDGKELLIKAIKPGFTIILSHAIPNLIKAISLFSYLFTMLIIFAYLISLINQNYDILPEGLQVQLVDKPSLRNRIQFYVILGIVISFLTIAIVTVYFTKQSEQKIAEESLFNKLKYLSSFLESTITSSPDVETAFLITENQIKSTSSLFDYNIELYDNKGFQKTIFKNTSTGSDSRIKLCDPEFYFYFPSSLEDIIIRTGDRSNSKLKISAFKNIFLNNQRLATIEMSSFISIEKNKENRLANLINTLLNIYVFLFLIAASLATLLANSITSPLEVLSEKLKQIRIGKRNELLEWSGQDEIGDLIQDYNRMVSQLDESASLLAKSERDSAWKEMAKQVAHEIKNPLTPMKLSIQYLQQYIKSGAQDVSAMVVRVSETLLEQIDGLTKIATEFSNFGTMPKAENEKILINDLISLVHDLFRKRDDIDIYLVVPIDEFYVYCDKNQIIRVLNNIINNAIQAIPEHRRGKIDIELKRKNMFAQICIKDNGIGISAEMKDKVFLPNFTTKNSGTGLGLAMCQQIIESQNGKIYFESNIQIGTQFFIEIPLMRSEEELK, from the coding sequence GTGTTTTTAGATCACGTACATATTACGAATGCGAAATCATGGTTCAGTATCTGGATCATTGCATTTCTAATATTGATTTTAGGAAAACTCTATGAACAATATTATTTAGAATTTGATCATGATAATGGTCATATCATTCAAAAACAATGCGTAGAAAAAATTAATAAAATAGATCTAAAACTAAAAGAACTCAATTCAAAAATATCCAACAGACTTCAAGCGAATCAATCGAATCATGATCTTTCTTTTATCATAGACAAAGAAATCAAGGCCACTCCAAATCTAAAAAATAGCTATATCATTCTTTGTGAACAAAATCAATTAACGTATTGGAATAAACCAAACATTTATTTTGACAAAAATTGGTGTCCCTGCATGGACCAAGGCATAAAAGGGATTTTTGAGCATCAGGGAAATTATTTTTATGGCATCAATCAGACGATTGATGTTCCAGGAATAAATGCTTGCTTCTTTCTATACGAACCCATATTAGAAAATTCAAATTCAGAAGAACCACTTTTAATTACAGATGAAAAAGTTGCACCAGACCAATTAAAAATCAGTAATAAATCTAATGAAACTTTAGGCTATTTAAACAATGCCGGCACTGAATTATATTATATCTATGCCAATATTTTAATTATCATCTATTTACTTTTACTTTTCATCTTATATTATCCGTTTTATCATTTTACTAAATTATTTTTTATAAATAATAAAACACAATGGGCCTATCTTTCTCTTATCCTTGGAATCATACTAACCTTGAGTTTATCACAATGGATTGTCCAGAAATATAATTTCTTTGATAGTATTTTAACCAAATCATTAATAACAACAAGTTTTGTAAAATACTCCCTTTTTGAATTCATCATTATATCATATATCATTTTTCAAATCGTTTATATTTTTCACAAATATATTACATTCGAAAAACTACCTGCAAATCATAGCCGAACACTGAATTATATTATCCCTATTTTAAATAATGGAGCTGTCATTTTAACCTTAGTGGCGTATTGTGCAACATTTAAAGCAGTTTTTGTTAACTCTTCCTACTTTTTTAATTTAGATGAAAGCATTTTCTTTAAGAGTGAAAATTATATTTTACTCATATGCTTACTACTCATACTCATTGCACTTTTTTTAATTTCTCATAAACTATGTCAAAGTACAAATAGCTATAACCACTCTTTAAAAACTAAAATGATATTATACCTTATTAGTGTAGTGTTATTTTTTCCTATTGTATATAAATTCAATTTAGACATTTCTCTTTTTTCATTTTTCATTGCTACATCAATTATCATTTGGCTACAGGACTATTTTGTAGAATACAAACAAAATAACATACTGTGGCTTATTTCCTGGATCATGATTATTAGTTTTTTGACTTCAGGCTTGATTTTTCATTATCAGAATATTAAAAAGCGAACTGAAAAAGAGAAACTGGTCAACGAAATAAGCGATATCAAATACTCCAATGTTGACACCTTGGGTATTAGTAATTCAATAGGAATTTACAACTTGATTAATGCGAGCAATAAATATAATTATGAATTATATATTTATGAAAACGAACAACTAAAATACGGAACATCCTTCAACAAACCTGATGTATATAGATGCAAGGAAGCTTTAGGTAAAAAAAATCAGACCATTTTACAATATGATGGTAAAGAATTATTAATTAAAGCCATTAAACCTGGGTTTACTATTATATTATCTCATGCGATACCCAATTTGATTAAAGCCATATCGCTATTTTCCTACCTATTTACTATGCTCATTATATTTGCATATCTCATTAGTTTAATCAATCAGAATTATGATATACTTCCCGAAGGCCTGCAAGTGCAATTAGTAGATAAACCATCTTTAAGGAATAGGATACAATTTTATGTTATTCTCGGTATCGTCATCAGTTTTTTAACGATTGCGATTGTGACTGTATATTTTACTAAACAATCTGAACAAAAAATTGCTGAAGAATCACTATTTAATAAATTAAAATATTTAAGTTCATTTTTAGAGTCTACCATTACGTCAAGTCCAGATGTCGAAACCGCATTTTTGATTACTGAAAATCAAATTAAATCAACTTCATCACTTTTTGATTACAACATTGAATTGTATGACAACAAAGGATTCCAAAAAACAATTTTTAAGAATACTTCAACTGGTTCTGATAGTCGAATAAAATTATGCGATCCTGAATTTTATTTTTACTTTCCAAGTTCACTTGAAGATATAATCATCCGTACTGGTGATCGTTCGAATTCAAAATTAAAAATCAGTGCCTTCAAAAATATTTTCCTGAATAACCAAAGGTTGGCTACTATCGAAATGTCATCTTTTATTTCTATTGAAAAAAACAAAGAAAATCGCCTTGCTAATCTAATCAATACATTATTAAATATCTATGTTTTTTTATTTCTCATCGCAGCCAGTTTAGCTACCTTATTAGCAAATTCCATAACTTCTCCACTGGAAGTCCTCAGTGAAAAATTGAAACAAATTCGAATTGGAAAGCGCAATGAACTATTGGAGTGGTCAGGTCAAGATGAAATCGGAGATTTGATACAAGATTATAATAGAATGGTCAGTCAATTAGATGAAAGTGCATCTCTATTGGCAAAATCTGAAAGAGATTCTGCATGGAAGGAAATGGCAAAACAAGTAGCTCATGAAATAAAGAACCCATTAACTCCAATGAAATTAAGCATTCAATATTTGCAGCAATACATAAAGAGTGGCGCTCAAGATGTAAGTGCGATGGTAGTTAGAGTCAGCGAAACATTACTGGAACAAATAGATGGGCTTACAAAAATTGCAACCGAGTTTTCAAATTTTGGGACTATGCCTAAAGCTGAAAATGAAAAAATATTAATTAATGATTTGATCTCTCTGGTACACGATCTTTTTAGAAAAAGAGATGACATCGACATTTATTTAGTGGTGCCCATTGATGAATTTTATGTGTATTGTGATAAAAACCAGATCATTCGGGTATTAAATAATATTATTAATAATGCCATACAAGCAATACCGGAGCATAGAAGAGGCAAAATAGATATCGAATTAAAAAGAAAAAACATGTTTGCCCAAATTTGTATCAAAGACAATGGGATAGGCATTTCTGCTGAAATGAAGGACAAAGTATTCCTTCCAAATTTCACCACTAAGAACTCTGGGACAGGTTTAGGTTTAGCTATGTGCCAACAAATTATCGAGTCTCAAAATGGCAAAATCTACTTTGAATCAAATATCCAAATAGGTACACAATTCTTTATTGAAATACCACTCATGCGAAGCGAGGAAGAATTAAAATAA
- a CDS encoding PorP/SprF family type IX secretion system membrane protein, which yields MNNKRALNIVIVKMLGFNLFKFICIFLIWATSFCNIYAQDPVFSQFYAAPLEVNPAFAGLGRSPRIGINYRNQWPFIEQQFKSYTTYLLSYDQYFKTFKSGLGFTLLADDAGDGLIKTIKSNVIYSYRVPLTKKGHYIKGGVELGLVNINYNWDKFTFGDQLDPEFGLITGGGVPIISKEIRPAKTNLNYFDAGVGMMYYSPTFYIGVATKHINSPKIGILTSNSDGYNGLPLRFTVHSGFEWRIDKRLGKYKKILSPGVILTKQAQFFQVNLGTQYQFSTVFAGIWYRIARHNGDAVIGTLGFRKDFWKLTYSFDYTTSSLGIGLGGSHELSLLFNFESVTKEKKNISDCFDAFR from the coding sequence TTGAATAATAAACGAGCGTTAAATATAGTTATTGTTAAGATGTTAGGATTTAACTTATTTAAGTTTATATGTATTTTTTTAATTTGGGCAACTAGTTTTTGTAATATTTACGCTCAAGATCCGGTTTTTAGTCAATTTTATGCAGCGCCCTTAGAAGTAAATCCTGCTTTTGCCGGACTAGGAAGGTCGCCAAGAATCGGAATTAATTACAGGAATCAATGGCCATTCATTGAGCAACAGTTTAAAAGCTATACTACTTACCTATTATCTTATGATCAGTATTTCAAAACATTTAAGAGTGGGCTTGGCTTTACTTTACTTGCAGATGATGCAGGGGATGGATTGATCAAGACCATTAAGTCAAATGTCATCTATAGCTATCGAGTACCATTAACTAAAAAAGGACATTATATTAAAGGTGGTGTTGAATTGGGATTAGTGAATATAAACTACAATTGGGATAAATTTACTTTTGGAGATCAACTTGACCCTGAGTTCGGTTTAATTACTGGTGGGGGTGTTCCTATTATTTCCAAAGAAATCAGGCCTGCTAAAACGAATTTGAATTATTTTGATGCTGGAGTTGGGATGATGTATTATTCGCCTACCTTTTATATAGGAGTGGCAACGAAGCACATCAACTCCCCAAAAATTGGAATCTTGACTTCTAATAGTGACGGATATAATGGTCTACCATTAAGATTTACAGTTCACTCGGGTTTTGAATGGAGAATTGATAAAAGACTTGGAAAATATAAGAAAATTTTAAGTCCAGGAGTGATTTTAACAAAACAGGCACAGTTTTTTCAAGTAAATTTAGGTACTCAATACCAGTTTAGCACAGTTTTTGCCGGAATTTGGTATCGGATAGCCCGTCATAATGGTGATGCTGTTATAGGTACCTTAGGATTTAGAAAAGATTTTTGGAAGTTAACTTATAGTTTTGATTACACCACTTCTTCATTAGGAATTGGTTTAGGGGGTAGTCATGAGTTGAGTTTATTATTCAATTTTGAGTCAGTTACTAAAGAAAAGAAGAATATTAGTGACTGTTTTGATGCTTTTCGATAA